A portion of the Sphaerochaeta pleomorpha str. Grapes genome contains these proteins:
- a CDS encoding outer membrane lipoprotein-sorting protein, giving the protein MKTKCNEGKKLTIALFLAVAVSVPVFAMTGTEVMQKAYDVAEPKFSHSAVQMDLIDANGTVETRMMEEWGKMENDLVSTVMVFRSPASVKDTRFLQVENDGRPNDKWIYLPALRTTRRIASCEGDKSFMGTDATYDDLETREVAVDNHELIGEENVGSYVCYKVKSVAKNASESQYGYRLSYIDQESFVPVKVEMFDKHEEPCKVLMVESLKQQDGYWIPFTSYMVDLQSGHSTRLTILQLQLDKPISSKLFSTSFLKTGRV; this is encoded by the coding sequence ATGAAAACAAAATGCAATGAAGGGAAAAAGCTCACGATAGCATTATTCCTGGCTGTAGCAGTATCAGTTCCCGTGTTCGCCATGACCGGAACCGAAGTCATGCAAAAAGCGTATGACGTGGCAGAACCCAAGTTCTCCCACTCAGCAGTACAGATGGACCTTATCGACGCCAATGGCACTGTGGAAACCCGTATGATGGAAGAATGGGGAAAGATGGAAAATGATTTGGTTTCAACTGTCATGGTTTTCAGAAGTCCTGCGTCGGTAAAAGATACTCGTTTTTTGCAGGTCGAAAATGACGGCCGTCCGAATGACAAGTGGATTTACCTTCCTGCCTTGAGAACTACCCGTCGTATTGCCTCTTGTGAAGGGGATAAATCGTTCATGGGCACCGATGCAACCTATGATGATCTGGAAACCAGGGAAGTTGCTGTAGACAACCATGAGCTCATCGGTGAAGAAAATGTTGGTTCCTACGTTTGCTACAAGGTTAAATCAGTAGCGAAAAATGCTTCAGAATCACAATACGGGTACCGCCTTTCCTATATCGACCAAGAAAGCTTTGTCCCGGTAAAGGTTGAGATGTTCGACAAGCATGAAGAACCTTGCAAAGTACTCATGGTCGAATCTCTCAAGCAGCAGGACGGTTACTGGATTCCGTTTACTTCCTATATGGTAGACCTACAGAGCGGACATTCCACCAGACTTACCATTCTGCAACTCCAGTTGGACAAACCGATTAGCAGCAAACTTTTCTCAACC